In Cololabis saira isolate AMF1-May2022 chromosome 4, fColSai1.1, whole genome shotgun sequence, one DNA window encodes the following:
- the slc46a1 gene encoding proton-coupled folate transporter has protein sequence MDEPDTAAILPGEEDAPPACGPRQPPYSCPVVTVEPVLFLSVFSVALQAPLSTQYLWERVSEDLGFNSSRRAECGNSSLPADPLQQEVETLTAHWNLYISLGGFSVGLLVVPLLGSWSDLAGRRRILILPNLGMALQAVVYLVVMYLKLPVGYFLLGRLLSGLSGDFTAILAGCFAYVADISDKRSLTFRVAVLEASLGLSGMLASIIGGQWRRAQGYINPFWLVLATNVASALYAYLFVRESVVPDPSAKLLTSRHHKAVWHLYSTGGSSCEGDRRFHRCKLWLYTLCFFLVVTVHCGARELYVLYELSSPLCWGSDLIGYGSAAQHLAYLSSLLGLKLMQYCLDDSWVALVGLASNITGLVVFSVADTTNLMFTGYGLCFLFMAATPVLRSKLSKLVDPSEQGALFASIACVENLCFLVGSGIFNSLYPATLHFMKGFPFLFAAIILLFPAGIIGTVRCLEQRRDQSDSTGS, from the exons ATGGACGAGCCGGACACCGCGGCGATCCTCCCGGGAGAGGAGGACGCTCCGCCGGCCTGCGGGCCCCGGCAGCCCCCGTACTCGTGTCCTGTGGTGACCGTGGAGCCGGTGTTGTTCCTGTCCGTGTTCTCCGTAGCCCTGCAGGCCCCCCTGAGCACCCAGTACCTGTGGGAGCGCGTCAGCGAGGACCTGGGCTTCAACAGCTCCAGGAGGGCGGAGTGCGGCAACAGCTCTCTGCCCGCAGACCCGCTGCAGCAG GAGGTGGAAACTTTGACAGCCCACTGGAACCTGTACATCAGTCTGGGAGGCTTTTCTGTGGGACTGTTGGTGGTGCCTCTCCTGGGCTCGTGGAGTGACCTTGCAGGTCGCAGACGCATCCTCATCCTCCCTAACCTTGGCATGGCCCTGCAGGCTGTAGTTTACCTTGTGGTGATGTACCTCAAACTGCCCGTGGGCTACTTTCTGCTGGGCAGGCTGCTTAGTGGCCTCTCGGGTGACTTTACTGCCATCCTTGCTGGCTGCTTTGCGTATGTGGCAGACATCAGTGACAAGAGGTCTCTCACCTTCAGAGTAGCGGTCTTGGAGGCGTCCCTGGGCCTGTCAGGGATGCTAGCCAGCATCATTGGAGGGCAGTGGCGCCGGGCACAAGG TTACATCAATCCGTTCTGGCTGGTCCTGGCCACCAACGTAGCCTCGGCTTTGTACGCTTACCTGTTTGTGCGTGAGTCTGTCGTCCCAGACCCAAGCGCTAAGCTCCTCACAAGTCGCCACCACAAAGCTGTCTGGCACCTCTACTCAACGGGAGGCAGCAGCTGTGAAGGGGACCGAAGATTTCACAGATGCAAGCTCTGGCTCTATACGCTCTGCTTTTTTCTGGTGGTGACTGTTCACTGCGGCGCCAGGGAGCTGTACGTGTTGTACGAGCTGAGCTCCCCGCTGTGCTGGGGCTCGGACCTCATCGGCTACGGCTCAGCAGCTCAGCACCTGGCCTACCTGAGCAGCCTGCTGGGGCTGAAGCTCATGCAGTATTGCCTCGACGACTCCTGGGTGGCTCTCGTGGGTCTGGCCTCAAATATAACCGGCCTGGTGGTCTTTTCAGTCGCTGATACCACCAACCTTATGTTCACAG GTTATGGTCTGTGTTTCCTCTTCATGGCTGCGACTCCTGTCCTCAGATCAAAGCTGTCCAAGCTTGTGGATCCATCCGAGCAAG GTGCCCTTTTCGCCTCCATCGCCTGTGTGGAGAACTTGTGTTTCCTGGTGGGCAGTGGGATCTTCAATTCCCTctatccagccaccctgcactTCATGAAAGGCTTCCCCTTTCTTTTTGCTGCCATTATCCTTTTATTCCCGGCTGGAATAATAGG GACCGTGCGATGTTTGGAACAGAGGAGAGATCAGAGTGACTCAACGGGATCCTGA
- the sarm1 gene encoding NAD(+) hydrolase SARM1, whose translation MLFSLTLFLLRIYRYFSIMFSSDRLTVPEYVSRLQRGRSGSGSGPGPEPKAVSPGISADVQAVLDGALPALRCAIRRLRAAEGCSDSDETRRAVAEIYQLVEEAWVLPSVGRQVAEEICNRIRLDGGLELLLQLQQTHAVEIIYESAKLLEQILISENRDYVARMGLGVILNLTRQQEDAQLARSVSGILEHMFKHSEETSIQLITNGALDALLFWCRGTDPTVLRHCAVALANCAMYGGHRCQRWMIEKQAAEWLFPLAFSKEDELIRFHACLAVTVLAANREIEKEVVKSGTLELVEPFISSLDPDDFARSLQDSADCMQGKTASDLQHLLPLLDGSRVEGKCIAAFYLCVETSIKSRQRNTKIFQEIGAVQSLKRIVMYSSNGTACSLAKRALSMMGEEVPRRILSCVPNWKSCEVQKWLQQIGFSAYCERFQELQVDGDLLLNITDQDLSSDLGMAAGLSRKRFLRDLKVLKTYANYSTCDPNNMADWLVDVDPRFRQYTYGMVQSGVDRGNVHSLTDHQLERDCHVENGVHRAKILSASRKPLKPCQTDAQPAGPDVFISYRRTTGSQLASLLKVHLQVRGFSVFIDVEKLESGKFEDKLIQSVQRARNFILVMSANALDKCMGDTAMKDWVHKEIVTALAGKKNIVPVTDNFMWPDPMSLPDDMRAILNFNGIKWSHEYQEATIEKIIRFLKGHQDLVDGPEGSKGQTKEIK comes from the exons ATGCTTTTCTCCTTGACTCTCTTCCTGCTGAGGATCTATCGATATTTCTCCATCATGTTCAGCTCAGACAGGCTCACCGTCCCGGAGTACGTGAGCCGGCTGCAGAGAGGCAGgagcggctccggctccggcccCGGCCCCGAGCCCAAGGCCGTGTCTCCGGGCATCAGCGCCGACGTGCAGGCGGTGCTGGACGGCGCGCTGCCCGCGCTGCGCTGCGCCATCCGCAGGCTGAGAGCGGCCGAAGGATGCTCGGACTCGGACGAGACCCGCAGGGCCGTGGCGGAGATCTACCAGCTGGTGGAGGAGGCCTGGGTCTTACCCAGCGTAGGCAGGCAAGTGGCCGAGGAGATCTGCAACAGGATCCGGCTGGACGGAggcctggagctgctgctgcagctgcagcagacgCACGCAGTGGAGATCATCTATGAGTCTGCAAAACTGCTGGAGCAGATACTCATCTCAGAGAACAG GGACTATGTTGCTCGCATGGGTCTGGGGGTCATTCTCAACCTGACTCGACAGCAGGAAGACGCTCAGCTGGCTCGCAGTGTTTCTGGTATCTTGGAGCACATGTTCAAACACTCAGAGGAGACTTCCATCCAGCTCATCACTAATGGCGCCCTGGATGCCCTTCTCTTCTGGTGTAGAGGAACGGACCCCACTGTCCTGCGTCACTGTGCCGTGGCATTAGCCAACTGTGCCATGTATGGAGGCCACCGTTGCCAGCGATGGATGATTGAGAAGCAGGCGGCTGAGTGGCTTTTCCCTCTGGCTTTTTCCAAAGAGGACGAGCTCATTCGCTTCCACGCCTGCCTGGCTGTGACTGTGTTAGCTGCAAACCGAGAAATAGAGAAAGAAGTGGTGAAATCTGGAACCTTGGAGCTGGTGGAGCCATTTATCTCATCTCTGGATCCAGATGACTTTGCCCGCAGTTTACAGGACAGCGCGGACTGCATGCAGGGGAAGACGGCATCTGACCTGCAGCACCTCTTACCGTTACTGGATGGCTCAAGAGTGGAGGGAAAGTGCATTGCAGCCTTTTATCTTTGTGTTGAAACCAGCATCAAGTCCCGCCAGCGCAACACCAAG atATTTCAAGAGATCGGTGCAGTGCAGAGCCTAAAAAGAATTGTCATGTACTCCAGTAATGGCACAGCCTGCTCCCTCGCTAAGCGGGCGCTCAGCATGATGGGAGAAGAAGTGCCCAGACGAATCCTGTCTTGTGTGCCGAACTGGAAGAGCTGTGAGGTGCAGAAGTGGCTGCAGCAGATTGGCTTTAGTGCCTACTGTGAACGTTTCCAA GAGCTTCAGGTGGATGGAGACCTCCTGCTGAATATCACAGATCAAGATCTGAGCTCTGATTTGGGAATGGCTGCAGGCCTCAGCCGTAAGAG ATTTTTGAGAGACTTAAAGGTGCTGAAAACTTATGCCAACTACTCGACATGTGACCCAAACAACATGGCTGACTGGCTGGTGGATGTGGACCCTCGTTTCCGCCAGTACACCTACGGCATGGTCCAGTCAGGAGTGGACCGCGGTAACGTCCACTCCCTGACCGACCACCAGCTGGAGCGCGACTGCCACGTTGAAAACGGAGTCCACAGAGCAAAGATACTCTCAGCCAGCCGCAAGCCACTGAAGCCCTGCCAGACGGACGCCCAGCCTGCGGGGCCCGATGTGTTCATCAGCTACCGTCGGACCACCGGCTCACAGCTGGCCAG CCTCCTGAAGGTGCACTTACAGGTCAGAGGATTTAGTGTCTTTATAGACGTGGAGAAGCTGGAGTCGGGCAAATTTGAGGACAAACTGATTCAGAGCGTACAGAGAGCCCGTAACTTCATCCTGGTTATGTCTGCAAATGCTCTGGATAAGTGCATGGGAGACACGGCCATGAAGGACTGGGTGCATAAG GAAATAGTCACAGCCCTGGCCGGTAAGAAGAACATAGTTCCTGTCACAGATAACTTTATGTGGCCTGATcccatgtcactgccagatgACATGAGAGCTATTCTCAACTTTAATGGCATCAA ATGGTCCCATGAATATCAGGAGGCCACGATTGAGAAGATCATCCGCTTTTTGAAAGGACACCAGGACCTAGTCGACGGCCCAGAAGGGTCCAAAGGGCAGacaaaagaaataaagtga
- the vtna gene encoding vitronectin a isoform X2: MKLWVFLLLGLLTEAFAADESCLGRCENGFDSQMKCQCDSMCKYYKSCCSDFETICARGDTFVIAEDDDDSPGATTPSPRRSTGDQSSTVVGHQPKTTRPSVQDFNPRTHQHRESSLQMTRPPRLNTEKVTPPSNTVPPTTAEASPTDPTAETTTVPVTTGTTEPPDPDAKACSGTPFDSFLQLKNGSIYAFRGDYFFELDQKAVVPGYPKLIKDVWGIRGPIDAAFTRINCQGKTYMFKGNKYWRFDDGVLEEDYPRDISVGFDKIPDHVDAAFALPAPGHHGKEKVYFFKGDQYYMYEFVHQPSHEECVDMTARSPSTLFRHYTDVYSSNYERFFSELFSDLPQHHDKHHFINKDWKGLKSPVDAAMTGRIYVPSTRPSRRYDYRADHQWGQQYQQNGWQRRQRRSPPFWGSMAEQGMNMGQDFAQRGMEMGLRLAEKRMELEERLGRDWDRGWDRDWDRRYDQDYDQYRRWDRYNRNNRGNYDSRDERFFTPDMPIQSVYFFKGDKYYRVDLRTKRVDPGMPSYPRSIAKYWLGCSGTTGAEKK; the protein is encoded by the exons ATGAAGCTATGGGTTTTCCTGCTGCTCGGCCTGCTCACTGAGGCTTTTGCTGCCGATG AGTCCTGTCTGGGCCGCTGTGAAAACGGCTTTGACTCTCAGATGAAGTGCCAGTGTGACTCCATGTGCAAGTATTACAAGAGCTGCTGCTCCGACTTTGAGACCATCTGTG CTCGTGGAGACACGTTTGTGATTGCAGAAGATGATGACGACTCGCCTGGAGCCACCACTCCATCTCCTAGGCGTTCGACGGGTGACCAGTCTTCCACAGTCGTTGGCCATCAGCCGAAGACCACCCGGCCCTCTGTCCAAGACTTCAACCCCAGGACTCATCAACATCGAGAGAGCTCTCTTCAAATGACCAGACCCCCGAGACTGAACACTGAGAAGGTCACACCTCCTTCAAACACGGTACCCCCCACCACAGCTGAAGCTTCTCCGACTGATCCAACAGCCGAGACCACCACCGTTCCCGTCACGACAGGCACCACCGAACCCCCAGACCCAGATGCAAAAGCCTGCAGCGGCACGCCTTTTGACTCCTTCCTGCAGCTTAAAAATGGCTCCATCTATGCCTTCAGAG GGGACTACTTTTTTGAGCTGGACCAGAAGGCGGTCGTTCCTGGTTATCCTAAGCTCATAAAAGACGTGTGGGGCATCAGAGGGCCCATTGATGCTGCATTCACCCGCATCAACTGTCAGGGGAAGACCTACATGTTTAAA GGAAACAAGTACTGGAGGTTTGATGACGGCGTGCTTGAGGAGGACTACCCTCGAGATATCAGCGTTGGCTTTGACAAGATTCCTGATCACGTGGATGCAGCGTTTGCCCTACCTGCTCCTGGTCACCACGGGAAAGAGAAAGTCTACTTTTTCAAAG GGGACCAGTACTACATGTATGAGTTTGTCCACCAGCCATCCCACGAAGAATGTGTTGACATGACTGCCAGGTCTCCGTCTACACTGTTCAGGCACTACACAGACGTATACTCCAGCAACTACGAGCGATTCTTCAGCGAGCTCTTCTCTGACT tGCCACAGCATCATGACAAGCACCACTTCATTAACAAAGACTGGAAGGGCCTCAAGTCTCCAGTGGATGCTGCCATGACTGGAAGAATCTATGTGCCTTCCACGAGGCCGTCCCGCCGCTACGACTACAGGGCCGACCACCAGTGGGGTCAGCAGTACCAGCAGAACGGATGGCAGAGGCGTCAAAGGCGCTCGCCGCCGTTCTGGGGGTCGATGGCTGAGCAGGGCATGAACATGGGCCAGGACTTTGCTCAGAGGGGGATGGAAATGGGCTTGAGACTGGCAGAGAAGAGGATGGAATTGGAGGAAAGGCTTGGACGAGACTGGGACAGGGGGTGGGATCGAGACTGGGACCGGCGGTACGATCAAGACTACGACCAGTACAGGCGGTGGGATCGCTACAACCGGAACAACAGAGGGAACTATGATTCCAGAGATGAGAGGTTCTTCACGCCGGACATGCCCATACAGAGCGTCTACTTCTTTAAAGGAG ATAAATACTACAGAGTGGACCTCAGGACTAAGAGAGTTGATCCCGGCATGCCATCATACCCCAGATCCATCGCCAAGTACTGGCTCGGCTGTTCAGGCACCACAGGGGCAGAGAAGAAATAG
- the vtna gene encoding vitronectin a isoform X1, whose product MKLWVFLLLGLLTEAFAADESCLGRCENGFDSQMKCQCDSMCKYYKSCCSDFETICGMMTRGDTFVIAEDDDDSPGATTPSPRRSTGDQSSTVVGHQPKTTRPSVQDFNPRTHQHRESSLQMTRPPRLNTEKVTPPSNTVPPTTAEASPTDPTAETTTVPVTTGTTEPPDPDAKACSGTPFDSFLQLKNGSIYAFRGDYFFELDQKAVVPGYPKLIKDVWGIRGPIDAAFTRINCQGKTYMFKGNKYWRFDDGVLEEDYPRDISVGFDKIPDHVDAAFALPAPGHHGKEKVYFFKGDQYYMYEFVHQPSHEECVDMTARSPSTLFRHYTDVYSSNYERFFSELFSDLPQHHDKHHFINKDWKGLKSPVDAAMTGRIYVPSTRPSRRYDYRADHQWGQQYQQNGWQRRQRRSPPFWGSMAEQGMNMGQDFAQRGMEMGLRLAEKRMELEERLGRDWDRGWDRDWDRRYDQDYDQYRRWDRYNRNNRGNYDSRDERFFTPDMPIQSVYFFKGDKYYRVDLRTKRVDPGMPSYPRSIAKYWLGCSGTTGAEKK is encoded by the exons ATGAAGCTATGGGTTTTCCTGCTGCTCGGCCTGCTCACTGAGGCTTTTGCTGCCGATG AGTCCTGTCTGGGCCGCTGTGAAAACGGCTTTGACTCTCAGATGAAGTGCCAGTGTGACTCCATGTGCAAGTATTACAAGAGCTGCTGCTCCGACTTTGAGACCATCTGTGGTATGATGA CTCGTGGAGACACGTTTGTGATTGCAGAAGATGATGACGACTCGCCTGGAGCCACCACTCCATCTCCTAGGCGTTCGACGGGTGACCAGTCTTCCACAGTCGTTGGCCATCAGCCGAAGACCACCCGGCCCTCTGTCCAAGACTTCAACCCCAGGACTCATCAACATCGAGAGAGCTCTCTTCAAATGACCAGACCCCCGAGACTGAACACTGAGAAGGTCACACCTCCTTCAAACACGGTACCCCCCACCACAGCTGAAGCTTCTCCGACTGATCCAACAGCCGAGACCACCACCGTTCCCGTCACGACAGGCACCACCGAACCCCCAGACCCAGATGCAAAAGCCTGCAGCGGCACGCCTTTTGACTCCTTCCTGCAGCTTAAAAATGGCTCCATCTATGCCTTCAGAG GGGACTACTTTTTTGAGCTGGACCAGAAGGCGGTCGTTCCTGGTTATCCTAAGCTCATAAAAGACGTGTGGGGCATCAGAGGGCCCATTGATGCTGCATTCACCCGCATCAACTGTCAGGGGAAGACCTACATGTTTAAA GGAAACAAGTACTGGAGGTTTGATGACGGCGTGCTTGAGGAGGACTACCCTCGAGATATCAGCGTTGGCTTTGACAAGATTCCTGATCACGTGGATGCAGCGTTTGCCCTACCTGCTCCTGGTCACCACGGGAAAGAGAAAGTCTACTTTTTCAAAG GGGACCAGTACTACATGTATGAGTTTGTCCACCAGCCATCCCACGAAGAATGTGTTGACATGACTGCCAGGTCTCCGTCTACACTGTTCAGGCACTACACAGACGTATACTCCAGCAACTACGAGCGATTCTTCAGCGAGCTCTTCTCTGACT tGCCACAGCATCATGACAAGCACCACTTCATTAACAAAGACTGGAAGGGCCTCAAGTCTCCAGTGGATGCTGCCATGACTGGAAGAATCTATGTGCCTTCCACGAGGCCGTCCCGCCGCTACGACTACAGGGCCGACCACCAGTGGGGTCAGCAGTACCAGCAGAACGGATGGCAGAGGCGTCAAAGGCGCTCGCCGCCGTTCTGGGGGTCGATGGCTGAGCAGGGCATGAACATGGGCCAGGACTTTGCTCAGAGGGGGATGGAAATGGGCTTGAGACTGGCAGAGAAGAGGATGGAATTGGAGGAAAGGCTTGGACGAGACTGGGACAGGGGGTGGGATCGAGACTGGGACCGGCGGTACGATCAAGACTACGACCAGTACAGGCGGTGGGATCGCTACAACCGGAACAACAGAGGGAACTATGATTCCAGAGATGAGAGGTTCTTCACGCCGGACATGCCCATACAGAGCGTCTACTTCTTTAAAGGAG ATAAATACTACAGAGTGGACCTCAGGACTAAGAGAGTTGATCCCGGCATGCCATCATACCCCAGATCCATCGCCAAGTACTGGCTCGGCTGTTCAGGCACCACAGGGGCAGAGAAGAAATAG
- the scarf1 gene encoding scavenger receptor class F member 1 — translation MNVLRALSALLCCSLSSAHTLDPGGKNVCKNTRDASTVVCCAGWRQEGKECTIPVCEGEQACLDNEICVFPGVCRCPPGYYGAQCKTRCPPDFWAPDCRQVCQCYPYGRCHPATGACTCNSNRWGPLCQDTCKCARHGHCHPVHGNCTCDEGWWMPTCTKQCLCAGGSVSSSCDQLTGWCQCHRGHWGPKCRLKCQCNQSPCNQQTGMCECVEGSWGQSCEKKCNCDLTHSSCHPVTGQCLCHPGYQGVLCNQPCEARKYGSGCKMSCGSCKDNQPCSTTDGVCVACEPGWNGTRCDRRCQSGFYGDGCKHKCPRCRNNEPCDHKTGDCWRCDPGWTGPRCEEVCPDRTYGDSCSFPCSPCLHGDCHHVTGRCVCQAGFQGESCNSSCPALQFGLNCSSVCDCGERVICHPVTGVCPNSVRGAVLAGVLVPLLLLLLAILCCCLCCGGGPADPKDRAAVADGGLLVRMKYHVYTVLANIGAALPCISDWSSGLPRVTVSHHDPELTFNHSFIEPPSSNWVTEGSSFDTDEEAGEALYCVPPREDIPAVAGGEFQEMSSKCNMFLDPTGFSSDDIASAFSIPRTSSIAKSKRPSVSFAEGTRFSPKERRGSGQDHAVVSRSKAKSPWSALMLSTLHNQGGSARTGEQDGEEDEETEAYADVQVADNQESSCEAAEQEADRTPSGSSLQVPGSAGRRRTMSNAAGHKGNKLPAPDAEVGVSHKVTTVYVTVGKAGKPFTKTDSGSEGPVQAMLRRLGSLQRQKEQDSNKQKSKAVEGITKPPRRKLGARATVWEKGGPSEEEAVVFKPIRRKHSSHNTSETNGTDNAPTPEGSTAKRPLSSILKSMPEVAAAALDSDSRAEGDRRQGGDASTGQTEGGYLTVGPAGDATEIITNEGAVVNVGDEPCYENVYIK, via the exons ATGAATGTTCTCAGAGCTCTGAGTGCTTTGCTCTGCTGCTCACTGTCGTCTGCACACACACTGGATCCTGGTGGGAAGAACGTCTGCAAGAACACAAG GGACGCATCCACGGTGGTCTGTTGTGCTGGATGGCGTCAGGAAGGAAAAGAGTGCACCATAC CTGTCTGTGAAGGGGAGCAGGCCTGTCTAGATAATGAGATCTGTGTATTTCCTGGAGTGTGTCGCTGTCCACCTGGCTACTATGGAGCTCAGTGTAAAACAC GCTGCCCGCCTGACTTCTGGGCCCCAGACTGCCGGCAAGTGTGTCAGTGCTACCCATATGGACGTTGTCATCCCGCCACTGGTGCCTGTACCTGCAACAGCAACCGCTGGGGTCCTCTTTGTCAGGACACCTGCAAGTGCGCCCGCCACGGCCATTGCCACCCCGTCCACGGAAACTGCACCTGCGACGAAGGCTGGTGGATGCCAACCTGCACCAAGCAATGCCTGTGTGCGGGGGGATCTGTGAGCTCTAGCTGCGACCAGCTAACAGGCTGGTGTCAGTGTCACAGGGGCCACTGGGGCCCAAAATGTCGCCTCAAGTGCCAGTGCAACCAGTCTCCTTGTAATCAGCAGACTGGTATGTGCGAGTGCGTGGAAGGCTCATGGGGACAAAGCTGTGAGAAGAAATGTAACTGCGACCTCACGCACAGTAGCTGTCACCCGGTCACTGGTCAATGCCTGTGTCACCCCGGGTACCAGGGCGTCTTATGCAACCAGCCCTGTGAAGCCAGGAAGTACGGGAGTGGGTGTAAGATGAG TTGTGGTAGCTGTAAAGACAACCAGCCGTGCTCCACCACTGATGGTGTGTGTGTTGCCTGTGAGCCCGGCTGGAACGGTACGCGATGTGACCGCCGGTGCCAGTCCGGTTTTTATGGTGACGGCTGCAAACATAAGTGTCCCCGATGCCGGAATAATGAACCCTGTGATCATAAAACAGGGGATTGTTGGAGGTGTGACCCTGGATGGACCGGACCCAG ATGTGAGGAGGTCTGCCCTGACAGGACGTACGGAGACTCCTGCAGCTTCCCGTGTAGCCCTTGTCTCCATGGCGACTGCCACCATGTGACAGGAAGATGTGTCTGTCAGGCAGGCTTCCAGGGAGAGAG CTGTAACAGCAGCTGCCCGGCCCTGCAGTTTGGCCTCAACTGCTCGTCTGTCTGTGACTGTGGGGAGAGAGTCATCTGCCACCCCGTCACTGGTGTTTGCCCCAACA GTGTTCGCGGTGCTGTGCTCGCAGGTGTGCTGGTCCCTTTGCTCCTGCTGCTTCTTGCTATACTGTGCTGCTGTCTCTGTTGTGGAGGAGGGCCTGCTGATCCCAAAGACAG AGCGGCTGTGGCTGACGGAGGCTTGTTGGTTCGCATGAAGTATCACGTCTACACCGTCCTGGCAAACATTGGCGCTGCCCTGCCCTGCATCTCTGACTGGTCTTCTGGCTTGCCTCGAGTCACTG TTTCTCACCATGACCCAGAGCTGACCTTTAACCACAGCTTCATTGAGCCTCCCTCCTCTAACTGGGTGACAGAGGGGTCGTCTTTTGACACTGATGAGGAGGCAGGAGAGGCTCTCTACTGCGTCCCTCCAAGAGAAG ACATCCCGGCTGTGGCGGGGGGCGAGTTCCAGGAGATGAGCTCCAAGTGCAACATGTTCCTCGACCCAACGGGCTTCAGCAGCGACGACATTGCCTCAGCCTTCAGTATCCCCCGCACGTCCAGCATCGCCAAGTCCAAGCGACCGTCTGTCTCCTTTGCAGAAGGCACCCGCTTCAGCCCCAAAGAGAGGCGCGGCTCTGGTCAGGACCACGCGGTTGTCTCACGCAGCAAAGCTAAGTCACCCTGGAGCGCCTTGATGCTTTCCACCCTCCACAATCAGGGAGGCTCGGCTAGAACTGGggaacaggatggagaggaagaCGAGGAGACAGAAGCTTATGCGGATGTTCAAGTGGCAGACAATCAGGAAtccagctgtgaggcagctgaACAGGAAGCAGACAGAACCCCATCTGGATCCTCCTTGCAGGTTCCTGGGTCGGCAGGTCGAAGACGTACCATGTCCAACGCAGCCGGTCATAAAGGGAACAAGCTTCCAGCTCCTGATGCTGAGGTGGGGGTCTCGCACAAGGTCACCACAGTGTACGTGACAGTGGGTAAGGCTGGCAAGCCCTTCACAAAGACAGACTCGGGCTCCGAGGGGCCGGTTCAGGCCATGCTGCGAAGACTCGGCAGCCTGCAGAGACAAAAGGAGCAGGACTCTAACAAGCAAAAGTCTAAAGCAGTGGAAGGGATCACAAAACCACCCAGGCGGAAGCTGGGAGCTCGGGCAACTGTgtgggagaagggggggccgtCTGAAGAGGAGGCCGTGGTATTTAAGCCCATCAGGAGGAAGCACTCTTCCCATAACACCTCTGAAACTAATGGAACTGATAATGCTCCAACACCAGAGGGCAGCACAGCAAAACGCCCACTCTCATCCATCTTGAAGAGCATGCCGGAGGTGGCCGCAGCTGCCTTGGACTCAGACTCGAGGGCGGAGGGAGACAGGAGGCAGGGTGGGGATGCAAGCACAGGACAAACAGAGGGCGGTTACCTGACTGTGGGACCAGCAGGAGACGCCACTGAGATCATCACTAACGAAGGAGCAGTGGTGAACGTGGGGGATGAACCCTGCTATGAAAATGTCTATATCAAATAA